In Opitutaceae bacterium, the sequence TTGATGCGCGGACCAAGACGGAAGGAAATGTCCACAGGCATTATCCCGAGGTCGGGCTTCACGCCCGCAACCGCCATCAACGCGCGCAAGCCTGGACGCTCCGCACCCTGGAGAATGCGAAGTCCAAATCGGGCGAGTATGCGATTCTCCCCGTGGAGCGGCACCAAATCCGCAACCGTGCCCATGGCCACAAGGTCGAGATAGTCCCGAAGCCTGATCTCCCGCGCCACCGGATGATCCTCTGACCGCAGCAGCTTCAGCAGGCCATGGCACAGCTTGAAGACAAGCCCAACGGTGCAGAGATCCCGCCAGGCACCGTCCTCATCCCCGGCATGCACATGCGGGTTGATCAATAGCACCCCTTCCAGCGCCCTTTCCTTCGAACGGTGGTGGTCGATCACCATGACCTCGACACCGCGCGACTTCAAATATGCAGCCTCGTCATGCGAATTCGTTCCGCAGTCGAGGGCGATGAAGAGCTGGGGAAGACCCGGTTCAATCGCGCGTTCGATCGCGCTGCGCGAAAGGCCATAGCCGTCCTCCATCCGCCGGGGAACAACGAAGCGCGGATTCAATCCAAATTTCCGCAGAATGCTGACGAGGAGCGCGGTGCTGCTGACTCCATCGACATCGTAGTCGCCCAGAACTACGATCTCCTCCTCCCGCACGATCGCCTGCCGCAGGCGCGCAGCCGCCGCGTCAAGATTCCGAAGGAGAAAGGGATCCTGAAGCTCCGCAAGCGCCGGGCGGAGGAATTTCGCGGCCAGCACCGGCTCACGCACGCCGGCACGAAGCAGAAGCTCCGCAAGCACGTCGCTTACCCCTGCGGCGCGACAAAGTGCTGCGACGTCCTCAGCCGGAAATGGCTTGTAGATCCAACGCATGATGTATCCGACTTCGAACGCATGGAAACCGGCGAAACCTGCCGATCCAGGTCCGTCGCCATGTCAGGCGGCGGACCGTGCGCTCGCCTATCGGGATGCCTTGCTGGCACCCGTCCACTCGTAGGTCGGCTTGACGTCCTGATGCTTCTCCACGCGCTTCCGGTCGCCCCGGTGCCACCAGAAGAAAACCTGGGCGGCAATGAACACGGCGGAAAACGTGGCCGTCACGATGCCGACCAGAAATGTGAACGAGATGTCACGCAGCACGCCGCCCCCGAAGAGGAACAGTGAAAGCGCGGCAAGAAAGGTTGTCGTCGACGTCATGATCGTGCGCGCGAACACCTTGTTGATGGCGGAGTTCACCACCGTTCGAAGCGAACTGGTTGGATTGTCCCTCATCTCCTCCCGGATGCGGTCGAACACCACGACGGTTTCATTGATCGAATAGCCGGCGATGCAGAGAATCGCGGCAACCATCGGCGCCGAAAACTGGTGACCGAACAGCACGAAGATGCCAATGGTCATGAGGATGTCGTGCAGGGATGAGAACATCGCGCCGATGCCGAAGCCGAACTCGAACCGGAAGGCTATGTAGACCAGGATGGTCAGCATTGAAACGCCCACCGCGAGCATGGCGGTCCACTGAATCTCCTTGCCGATCGACGCACCGATGTGGCTTTCACCAACCTTTTCAATGCCGGCGGAAGGAAATGCCTTTTGCAGAGCTTCAAACACAACGCCCGACTTGCCCTCGGGCGTCTCCAGCTTGAGCGTCTCCCTGCCCGACGTCTGCTCGCCAATCGAACTGATCGTTGTCACGTTGATGTCGGTCACTCCCACGCTGCGCGCGGCCTCACGCACCTTTGCCACGTCCGGCTTTTGATTGAAGCGAAGTGTGACAAGATCGCCGCCGGCAAAGTCGATACCGTAGATCCGGTTCCCCTTGTAGGCGACCACGGAGATGCCGAGGATGACGATGATCCACGATCCGATGAACGCCGGTTTGCCGTACTTGACCCAGTCAACATGAATATCCTTCAGCATGCGGCGCATGGACATTTTCTTGAGAATGCCCGACTCCGTCAGCAGCTCCATGACGAGATGCCCGGTGATCAGAACTGAAAAAAGCGTGGATACCACGCCGATTGCCAGGGTGACTCCGAATCCCTTTATCGGTCCGGTTCCGAGCCAGATCATGATGGCGCAGATGATGAGCTGGACAAGATGGGCGTCCATGATCGTCGTAAGCGCCTTGACGAATCCAGCGTTGTTTGCGGTGACGAGATTCTTGCCGGCGGCGATCTCCTCCCGCATGCGCTCGAAAATCAGGATGTTCGCGTCGACCGCCATGCCGATCGTCAGAACAATGCCGGCGAGTCCGGGCAGCGTCATGGTGGCGCCAAAGCTCGCCATGATCCCCAGAATGATGACGACGTTGACCGCAAGGGAAAAGACCGCAACCAGGCCACCGGTCATGTAGAAGGTGATCATGAACGCCGCGACGGTCGCCGCTCCGATGATGGATGCGCGAATCCCGCTGGAGACGGCATCCTCGGCCAATGAAGGACCAACCTCGAGCTGCTCTTTGATCTGCAGGGGCAGATCGAGCGGGTTGTTGAGGACATTCGCGAGATCCTCGGCATCGCGCTGCGTGAAACTGCCGGAAATTTCCGCCGAATCATTGTCGATCTCCTCACGCACCGTGGGCGCCGACTGCAGCTTTCCATCGAGCACGATGGCCAGCTGGCCCGTCCGGCCGGTGCGCTGGTTGTTCTCGGCTATAAGGCGGGTGACGGCGGCGAAGCGCTTCCGTCCCTCCGCCGTGAATCGGAGGATGATCTTGAAGCGGCCATATTCATCCATGACCGCGTAGGCATTGGCCATGCTCTCCCCGGTCATCTCGGGGATCCGTTTCACAAACAGGTCCTGCGTGGTGATGTCGCCATTTCGCGTCTCGTTGCTCAGGGTCAGCACCTCATAACCCAGCGGGGTCTCAACACCGGGGCCCGGAATGGCCGTCGGATGCACAATGCGAAACTCGAGGCGCGCCGGCTTCTTCACACTGTCCACCACCTCGGGATTGTCCTTGGTGCTGACGCCGGGGAGCTGCACCTCGATGCGATTGTCTCCGATCGGGCGGATGATGGGCTCGGCCACACCGAGTCCGTCGATGCGCTGGTGAAGGATTTCAACCGCCTTCGCGAGCTTCTCCTTTCGCTCGTCCGGTCGAACCTCCGAAAGCGCCTTGTCGTCGACCTCGAGGGTGAACGCGATGCCCCCCGCGAGATCAAGCCCCGCCTGGAGCTTCGCCTTGGAACGCTTCAGGAGTTCGTCGAGAAGCAGCGAGTTGCGCCGGTCGATGTTCCTGACATCGCCAAGATTGATGTTTGGGAAATATTTGAGCGCGAGGTCGATCCTGCGCTCCTTGGCAATCTGCTTGAGCGCCACAAACGGCGTTTGAGGGGGCTGCGCTTTCGCGGCGCGAGCGATCGCCTCATCAACGAGGGAGGCGAACTCCTTTTCCTTGGCTGTGGCCGCCGATTTTGCGTAATCGACAAAGTCACGGCTCTTCAGCGGCAAAAGCGTGACAAGTGCCCAGGCCAGTATGGCTAGGCTCAGCACGATTTTCCAGATGTTGCGTTTGATCATGGGGAGCTTGGTTAAAGTCTGGCCGATCTCATGCCTCGGCAGGAGAATCAGTGCGCCATCCGGTCGGGCCGGGTGAACCCGGATGCCTATTTCGTGGCCGTGGTGCTGTCAGCCTTCTTCACGACCGCATGAACAAAGCTCTTGCCGAGCTCAATCTTCGTGGTGTCCGCCACCCTCACGATGAAACGATCATCCTTCACAGCCGTCACCGTGCCGTAGACTCCACCCGTCGTCACGATTTCATCTCCCGGCGCCAGGGACGCCAGCATCTTGGCGTGCTCCTTCTGCTTCTTGCGCTGGGGTGCAATCATGAAGAAATACATGGCACCGAAAATGAAGATGATGGGCAGAAACTGCAGGATTGGGTTGCCGCCCGGCGCGGCGGGAGCCTGCGCAAGGATCGGTTGAACAACGGCGGACACGAGAGGCATTGAGCGATTTGCGTGTTGAAGGTTTTGGAAAAAGAAACACGCATTAATCCCGGCTCCATTCCTCGAACGCAAGCCATAACCCGCCGCATCATTTCAGCATTGAAAAGCAAACCCTCCTCAACCTGGACCGTCGCCCAATCCGAAGAACTTTACGGCTTCAAACGCTGGGGCGCGGGCCATTTCGGCGTCGAT encodes:
- the secD gene encoding protein translocase subunit SecD, which produces MIKRNIWKIVLSLAILAWALVTLLPLKSRDFVDYAKSAATAKEKEFASLVDEAIARAAKAQPPQTPFVALKQIAKERRIDLALKYFPNINLGDVRNIDRRNSLLLDELLKRSKAKLQAGLDLAGGIAFTLEVDDKALSEVRPDERKEKLAKAVEILHQRIDGLGVAEPIIRPIGDNRIEVQLPGVSTKDNPEVVDSVKKPARLEFRIVHPTAIPGPGVETPLGYEVLTLSNETRNGDITTQDLFVKRIPEMTGESMANAYAVMDEYGRFKIILRFTAEGRKRFAAVTRLIAENNQRTGRTGQLAIVLDGKLQSAPTVREEIDNDSAEISGSFTQRDAEDLANVLNNPLDLPLQIKEQLEVGPSLAEDAVSSGIRASIIGAATVAAFMITFYMTGGLVAVFSLAVNVVIILGIMASFGATMTLPGLAGIVLTIGMAVDANILIFERMREEIAAGKNLVTANNAGFVKALTTIMDAHLVQLIICAIMIWLGTGPIKGFGVTLAIGVVSTLFSVLITGHLVMELLTESGILKKMSMRRMLKDIHVDWVKYGKPAFIGSWIIVILGISVVAYKGNRIYGIDFAGGDLVTLRFNQKPDVAKVREAARSVGVTDINVTTISSIGEQTSGRETLKLETPEGKSGVVFEALQKAFPSAGIEKVGESHIGASIGKEIQWTAMLAVGVSMLTILVYIAFRFEFGFGIGAMFSSLHDILMTIGIFVLFGHQFSAPMVAAILCIAGYSINETVVVFDRIREEMRDNPTSSLRTVVNSAINKVFARTIMTSTTTFLAALSLFLFGGGVLRDISFTFLVGIVTATFSAVFIAAQVFFWWHRGDRKRVEKHQDVKPTYEWTGASKASR
- the yajC gene encoding preprotein translocase subunit YajC, with the translated sequence MPLVSAVVQPILAQAPAAPGGNPILQFLPIIFIFGAMYFFMIAPQRKKQKEHAKMLASLAPGDEIVTTGGVYGTVTAVKDDRFIVRVADTTKIELGKSFVHAVVKKADSTTATK
- the recJ gene encoding single-stranded-DNA-specific exonuclease RecJ, encoding MRWIYKPFPAEDVAALCRAAGVSDVLAELLLRAGVREPVLAAKFLRPALAELQDPFLLRNLDAAAARLRQAIVREEEIVVLGDYDVDGVSSTALLVSILRKFGLNPRFVVPRRMEDGYGLSRSAIERAIEPGLPQLFIALDCGTNSHDEAAYLKSRGVEVMVIDHHRSKERALEGVLLINPHVHAGDEDGAWRDLCTVGLVFKLCHGLLKLLRSEDHPVAREIRLRDYLDLVAMGTVADLVPLHGENRILARFGLRILQGAERPGLRALMAVAGVKPDLGIMPVDISFRLGPRINASGRLADAALSVELLLSEDEAFCAQTARQLDAFNRERQEIERSITEEAERIVEERYANLPGIVLYGDTWHSGVVGIVAGRVSRKYNRPCVVLGNEGEMAKGSGRSVDGVNLVEVLGTCADLLEGWGGHPMAVGVSVHTSLIGEFRTRFAEAVQAHVNGCQLEAFLPLSAWLTLDQIREQLMEELEELHPFGQGNPEPVFGIRGVVLRQRPEVFKSLHFRFSIEDSRGRRLFGVAWKMAERVPPVGVPLDLAVELIWNHFNDRKLLQLELIDWRTSGSE